One window from the genome of Methanofastidiosum sp. encodes:
- a CDS encoding class I SAM-dependent methyltransferase, with product MTKWYEELFENYAETYETEVYTKGTIGEIDFIEKEIKHDKSKKILDIGCGTGRHSIELAKRGYNVTGIDLSERMLEMAKQKAKDAKVNAEFIKADARYLKFEKEFDLALILCEGGFCLMETDEMNYMILQSASRSLKQKGKLILNTLNGLFPLFHSVKDFINSNSVDGRSKDNTFDLMTFRDKSIIEVTDDGGNSKKIKCDERYYVPSEMTWLLKSLGFEKVDIYGCKLGAFSRDDKLTTEDYQMLVIAEY from the coding sequence ATGACAAAATGGTATGAGGAATTGTTTGAGAATTATGCAGAAACTTATGAAACTGAAGTATATACTAAAGGTACAATAGGCGAGATAGATTTTATTGAAAAGGAAATAAAACACGATAAATCAAAAAAAATTTTAGATATTGGATGTGGAACAGGAAGACACTCAATTGAACTTGCCAAAAGAGGATATAATGTAACTGGTATTGATCTATCAGAGCGCATGCTAGAAATGGCAAAACAAAAAGCCAAAGACGCTAAAGTTAATGCTGAGTTCATTAAGGCAGATGCTAGATATTTAAAATTTGAAAAAGAATTTGATCTTGCTCTTATACTATGTGAAGGTGGATTCTGCTTAATGGAAACAGATGAAATGAATTATATGATACTACAAAGTGCAAGTAGATCTCTAAAACAAAAAGGAAAATTGATCCTTAATACGTTAAATGGACTTTTCCCTTTATTCCATTCTGTTAAAGATTTTATTAATTCCAACTCAGTTGACGGAAGAAGCAAAGATAATACATTCGACTTAATGACATTTAGAGATAAATCAATAATAGAGGTTACTGATGATGGTGGAAATAGTAAAAAAATTAAGTGTGATGAAAGGTACTATGTTCCTTCAGAAATGACGTGGTTATTAAAATCTCTAGGATTTGAAAAAGTAGACATATACGGGTGTAAACTAGGCGCATTTAGTAGAGATGACAAATTAACAACTGAAGATTACCAAATGTTAGTAATAGCAGAATACTAA
- a CDS encoding HypC/HybG/HupF family hydrogenase formation chaperone, with protein sequence MCLAVPGKVIEIKNTVGIVDFNGVKREVRLDLVDVKIGDYVIVHTGFAIEKMNEKDALESLDIWKELLKSEGDY encoded by the coding sequence ATGTGTCTAGCAGTTCCTGGTAAAGTTATAGAAATTAAAAACACCGTTGGAATAGTTGATTTTAATGGGGTTAAAAGAGAGGTTAGATTGGACCTTGTAGATGTTAAAATTGGTGATTATGTCATTGTTCATACAGGATTTGCCATTGAAAAGATGAATGAAAAAGACGCTCTTGAATCTCTTGATATATGGAAAGAACTCCTTAAAAGTGAGGGGGACTATTAG